The nucleotide sequence AAATATGCCTAAAATACAAAGTAAattgccgagaccagctcagtcaaggagaccctaacccagtggcactagaggaattaaagacacacacacagaaatatagaggtgtgaagtgggaaattaggggtctcacagccttcagagctgagagccccgaacagagatttacccacgtatttattaaaagcaagccagtcattagcattgtttctatagatattcgattaactaaaagtatcccttatgggaaacgggattaactaaaagtatcccttatgggacacgaagggatgggccgaaataaaggggtgggtctggctagttatctgcagcaggagcatgtccttaaggcactgATCGCTCaggctattgtttgtggtttaagaacgcctttaagcggttttccgccctgggagggccaggtgttccttgcacTCATTCCAGTAAACTCACAACTTTCCAGCGTGGGCGTTATGGCCagcatgaacatgtcacagtgctgcagagattttgtttatggccagttttggagccagtttatggccagattttgggggacCTGTTCCCAACagtaaataaaggaagaaagcaaagctCTATTTCTTCCTAGATGCTTATGGTCCTGCATTATCATTACACTCAAAATTTGTGAAGTTCAGACTGGCAAATAAAAGACCATGAAAATGCGGTGTTTACAACACTCTAGATAAACAGACACACATTTTTGGCAAGTGTGTAACTGGTGCAACACCTTAGGAGGGCAACTTACCACAATCAAAATTACATGTATCCTTTGACCCAGAAGTTccacttcttatttttttatttttatttttggacagagtctctctctgttgcccaggctggagtgcagtggtgcaatcacagctcactacagcctttaactcctgggctcaagcgatcgtcctgcctcagcctcccaagtagctgagacaatATGTTTACAGCACCTCCCCTGgctacttttgttgttgttattgtgcGATAGggtcttgccacattgcccaggctggccttgaactcctgggctcaagagatccttccaccttcACTTATAGAAATACaatacatgcaaagacacactgTCTCCCTCTCTGCTGAATGACTCTCATTGCCTTTCTTGCCTCCGCATTCCCCTGCTCCCTTTCACAATTAAAATTGCTGTAAGGGATTGTCACTGTCATTGTGTGGACTtccttccttctcattctttcttgaacACACTATTCTGGCTTCCTTTCCCCATCACATCACTGAGAGGGTGGTCTTGCCAAGGTCACCAACATTCTCCAAGGGCAAGCTCAGGTAGTCACTCCTCTGTTCATATCTCACTTGGCTTCTTAGTAATTTTCACCATGATTGATTACTCTGTCCTTTATGCCCTTGGCTTTCCTGACAGCATATTTGCTGGACTTTCTTCTTGCCATAGTGGCTAGTCCTTCTCAGTGTCTCTTACTGGCCCTTCCTCTGCTCAAAAGAGTCTACATGCTGAAGGCCTCTGTCCAGGGccctcttttcttcatctatattcTCTCCACTAGGTGTCAGagacatttgaaccagagcaacccttgaataggagctgggtaaaataaggctgaacactactgggctgcattcccagacaggcACTCTAAGTCACAAGATGAggtaggaggtcagcacaagatacgggtcatggcctggcgtggtggctcacacctgtaatcccagcactctgggaggccgaggcgggtggatcacctgaggtcaggagttcgagaccagcctgaccaacatggcaaaaccccgtctctactaaaaatacaaaaaaattgccgggtgtggtgatgcatgcctgtaattccagctactcaggaggctgaggcaggagaatggcttgaaccaggaagtggaggttgcagtgagccgaaatcatgccactgcactccagcctgggcaaaaagaacgaaactccatctcaaaaaaaaaaaaaaaaagatacaggtcataaagaccttactGATAAACAGTTTGCAGTGAAGAagccggctaaaacccaccaaaaccggatggccacgagagtgacctctggttgtcctcactgctacacacCCAcgagcaccatgacagtttacaaatgccatggcaacatcaggaagttaccctatatggtctaaaatggGGAGGCATTaaaaatccaccccttgtttaacatatcatcaagaaataaccataaaaatgggcaaccaccAGCTATGGGGGCTGCTGTCTgcggagtagccattcttttattccttcactttcctAATCAACTTGCTTCCACTTTATctactcgccctgaattctttcttgagtGAGATCCAAGAAAActctcttgggatctggatcTGGACCCCTTTCTAGTAACATAGGTAACCTcaccaagttcttttttttttttttctcgcgctgttgcccaggctggagtgcagtggcacgatctcagctcactgaaacctctgcctcctgggttcaagcaatcctcccacctcagcctcctgagtaacactgggaccacaagcgcatgccaccacactgggctaattatttttatcttttgtagagatagggttttgccacgtagcccaggctgatctcaaactcttgagctcacatgatcctcccacctcagcctcccaaagtgctaggattacaggtgtaagccaccgcacccaacctccTACTCAACAATGCTGCTTGGATGTCTAACAGGCATCTCAGTCTCAAGATGCCATGGTCAAAACAGAACTCTTAACTTTCAACCTCCAAACATGCTCACTCCTAATTATTTCACCATTATCCATCAAGCAGAAACTCTAGGCACGAGCTTTGATTCCTCTTCTTTTCACATCTGTTGACTTTaggctccttctctccctctatGTTAGCACCACCCTAATTCAAGCCAACATCACCTCTTGCTTGGATTACTCCAAATTgttcttgctttctcttcttgTCCTTCTATAATCCCTATTCCACATAGtagccagtgattttttttctttttttgagagggagtctcgctctgtcacccaggctggagtgcagtggcatgatctcagcttactgcaacctccacctcccgggttcaagtgattctcctgcctcagcctcttgagtagctgggattataggtgcacaccaccacgcccagctaatttttgtatttttagtagagacaggctttcaccatgttgatcaggcaggtcttgaactcctgacctcgtgatccgcctgccttggcctcccgaagtgctgggattaaaggcgtgagccaccgcgcccggccaccagtgattttttaaatgggcagtAAAACAAACCTATGGCATCCCATGTAGAAAGAAAATCAAGCTCCTTACTCCCTTACATTCCCTTCAGTTATCAAGCTCTTGCCTCTCTCCAGCCTACTTGCTCATACTCTTCCTTCCCTTACTCATTCCCATAAAGCCCTTGCTTGGGATCCTCCCATGGCTGGCTCTCCTGCCCTTTACATTGCCACTTAAATTTCACCTCCTTAGAAACCTTCCCTGATCTCCCAATATAAAATACTCTTAGCATTTACTACTAttggatattttgttttgttttcagtctttctccAATCAGAAAGTAAACTCCATGAGAATAGAGTTCTTGTCTATTTTGTTCTCCACAATATTCCTTACTGCCTAGAAGATGACTTGGCACATAGTGTGTGGTGGAAGAATATTGAATTAACAAGTATGTACAGATTACCactcaaatattatttatatagcaaTATAAGTATAGCATAAGCTGGATTCCATAAATTATGGTATATGTGCACATGGAGATAGCCATTTAAAATAATGAGGTCAATCTGTAAATGCTAAGATGGCAATCATATCCAAGATGTGTTCACGTATATAATGCAGAAGCCAGCCTCCCATGTAATCCCCAGTGATCCTCACCTCCTGGTGTTTATGCTAGGTAGTCTTCTCCCAGATTGAATTGGAGCTAGCTTGTCTGACCAAGCAATTGGAGCTAGcatggtggaggtgatggtgtgTGACCTCTGAAGCTAAGTAATGAAAGGCATTGTGGCTTTCCCCTTGTTCTCGTGGATCACTCATTTTGGGGAACACCAATCTTCATGTTATGAGGTCAGTCCAACAGCCCTGTGAAGAGGCCCACGTGGAGGGGAACTGAAGCTTTCTGCCACCAACATGCCAGCCCTGTGGAGGATCCTCCAGCCCCCGTCACATCTTCAGCTAGCAGCAGCTCCAGCCAGTATCTTACCTGGTACCTCATGAGATCCTAAGCCAGAACCATTGGGCTAAACTGCTCCTGAATTCataacccacagaaactgtgagagttAGTAAATGTTTATGACTGTCTTAAGACACTAAATTTTGAGGTAATTTATGTGTAATTTAACTAATACATGGTGtaactccttttatttttaaaaagcatgtatacatgtttatacatgcATAAAAACATCTCAAAGAATATACAGAGGGCGTATAAACGGGTTCCCATGTGGGGGGTAGGGAGGGTGTTCATTTCTCATTATATACTTATACTCTcagatttacttatttattttagctaCTCAATAGGTATGggttttttaatttgcatttttctaatgactaagGCTAAGCATCTTTTATGCTTCAATATGCCTATTTGCCATCCATTCTATtcagttcttcttctttttatttatttttcattttttagagatgaggtctcactatgttcctcaGGATGGAGTGTAGTAGCTACTCACTAGCGTGATCATGgcttcatggctcactgcagccttgaactgctgggctcaagcaatggtGTAAACAAAGCAGTGGTTAGGGGGGTAAGCCATAGTAGTGGCCCTTCTGGAAACTTCTTGTCCTTCACGTTTACTTTGACTTTCTGCCTGTCTCAGGATCTAGCTCTGGAATAAGCTATGCTTTAAAGGCTTTTGAGAAGCCCATATACTGGAGGGTTAGGTttctggggtttgtttttttttttaaatattgatgtaTTCCACTGAGAGAACATCAACCCCTCAACTGGATAGCTGTTAAGGTGGAAATCCTAATTtaattatttgcatttaataATGCAGTAATGTTGCAATGAATGTTTGTGGAATTGTGAACCCTGAatatttgagacaggtctcagttaatttagaaagtttattttgctaaggTTGAGGACACATGCCCGTGACAGCCTctggaggtcctgacgacatgtgcccaaagtggtgtgaaaggaaaatatcttgggcccccaaaatcactgCGCTAAAAGTTAAAAGTCAAACTGGAAACTGCACAGGGCGAACCTGCCTCCCGTTCTATTCAAAGTCAACCTCcactcactgagataaatgcgtatctgattgccttctttggaaaggaagaagctcaaaagaatgcaagagagtttgtctctcacctatctgtgacctggaagtccCTTCCCTGCTTTTCTGGTCTTTGCTTCAAGTTAtcccgcctttccagaccaaaccaatgtacattttacatatattgatgtttcatgtctccctaaaatgtgtaaaaccaagctgtgccctgatcaccttgggcacatgtcgtcagaATTTCCTGAGGCAGTGTCACAGGCatgcgtcctcaaccttggcaaaataaactttctaaattaactgagaacTGTCTCAAATGTTTAGGGTTCACAGTGCTCAGAGCagtttggttttacacattttagagacacatgagacatcaatcaacgtatgtaagatgaacattggttcggtctggaaaggcaggacaacttgaagcggggagggggcttccaggtcataggtagatgaGAGACAAACGGTTGCATTCTTtcgagtttctgattagcctctagaaaggaggcaatcagatatgcttttttttttttttttctttttttttttgagatggagtcttgctctgtcacccaggctggagtacagtggcgcaatctcagctcactgcaacctccgcctcctgggttcaagcgatgttcctgcctcagcctcccaagtagctgggactacaggcacccagcagcatgcccggctaattttttttgtatttttagtagagacggagtttcaccttgttggccaggctgatctcgaactcctgaccaggatggtctcgatctcttgaccttgtgatccacccacctcggcctgccaaaatgctgggattacaggtatgagccaccatgcccggcccagatatgcatttgtctcagtgagcagaggggtaacTTTGAATAggagaggcaggtttgccctaagcggttcccagcttgacttttcccattagcttagtgattttggggccccaggatttattttcctttcacaggatGAAGGAATGAACCACtcacactgctgctgggttcttgatGGGCCCGCAGGCTTGGGCTGTGGTTTTTACTGGAGGTTGTCTGTAACTCTGGTCAGGCTTAATTTCTCACCAATAAAGACAAAGGCTGGGAAACAGTCCATAGATTGACCCACTGGTAGAGGCAAGAGCAGTTCATACTCAAATCACGGAATATTTCAAACTGTCCCTCCAGAGAGGCATTCCAAGGTTGGTCTGAGTCACTCTAATTGTTGACATTTAAGTGGGACAATCATCTCAGTGAAGTTCCAAGGCTTGAATAAAATGTAGGGCTAGATCCCTGATCACTAAGGGTTTGGTTTTTGTCTTCAGAACTGGAGGTCAGGAAAGGACTGGCCacatcagaaacttctttttgagaAGACATCTAAACACCCAAGCAAAAACTCATCATTTTAATCAAGATCCGGAGGACAGCAAGTATTACCTTTGATTCTGCAATAAATTATAGTCCCTCTCAGGGGCCTCCAAAGGGTTAATGTTTCAGGAACAAAGTTGTAATCACTAAACTATGCATACTGATGAGATTATAGCCCTAAAGTTTATGAAATCTTGATAACCAGGAAATTAATTACAAGTTTGAAACTCCTGCTGCAAACCACTGAGGTGACATGTTAGGAAAAAGCCCATAAAAACAACTCCAGCCGAGTCAGTTTAGCACTGGCCTTTGTCCTGAGCATCAGGACTGCAAATCTTCGTTCACTTTCAAATTAAGAGGCCTCACTGTTAGTACATAAGCCTGTGGAGTTCAAAGTATTTACATTTTCAGACATTTTAGGACTAAGTTTAGAGAAATTAGACCACAGTATGACATAtatcacaagagcaaagacaacCACATCCAAGGTACTACTCCGCTAGGGCCAGAGTTCCTCATGCTTCCAATCAGGGGCCTAattcagataaaaaaaaataagctcaaaaaaaaaaataagcttttgctttagcaaataattttaatttctcaaatcatttcttttatacttttttgtttagttttttttttttttttttttttgagacagagtcttgctctatcgcacaagctggagtgcagtggcccgatcttggctcactgcaagctccacttcccaggttcatgccattctcctgcctcagcctcccaagtagctggaactacaggcacccgccaccacgcccggctaattttttgtatttttagtagagacgaggtttcaccgtgttagccaggatggtctcgatctcctgaccttgtgatccgcccatctcggcctcccaaagtgccgggattacaggcgtgagccaccgcgcccagccatagtgctgggattacaggcgtgagccaccgtgtctgatggaagttttcattttttaaagcatctctgGAAGTTTCTTGTAAAGCCCCGGCTCTTAGAGCCAGGCCAGCAACCTCTGATATGCAAATGAaggccattagaaactgggtccacccaacaTGGCCAGGCTGGCaacctttaatatgcaaatgccaGCTGTTAGAAACTTGATCCACCAAACatggtgattctcccgccttttTGCCCTTGCCCCACATGTGCCTGGCTACACGGCCACCCCCACATGTCCCCATGTGTGTAGAACATTAAGGTGCCCTACATTTGCATGTTAAGAGcctagggtgggagggccagcgTTTTTGGGGCTACCTGAGtgacatgcctggtcaaaccaagcccctgagccctatgcaaatcaagCACCGCCTCCTCTAGCCATCGCCTATAACTGGCTGATATTACCTGAGCAGGACTTCCCTCTCTCGGCTTTGGAGCCcccttccctctgtctctgtacaggcgagcttccttctcccttctttcttgccccttcttgcctattaaactctctgctccttaaaaccacttCACGTGTGTCTGTATTGTTTTATCTAATTCAACATAAGACAAGAGCCCTGGTGTTCGTCTGCTCATTGAAGCCGTatcatttagaagaaaattttttttaaaaattgaacacatATGTTAGATGTGTTTAAGTTCGTTTTTTACAAGTTGATATACTACTCATGCAAGAGAAGATCTGGACATTtcgccagggtttcaccatgttagccaagatggtctcagttgcgcctgtaatcccagcactttgggaggccgaggcgggcggatctctggaggtcaacagtttgagaccagcctgggtaacatagcaagaccctgtctctaccaaaaaaaaataaataaataaattaatgagaaacagtgaatgagttaaaaaaattatgaggaCAATTTATATAAACTGATTTAGAAGttaaagtatatatgtatgtgcacatattcatacacatttattcttaaaGTATAGCCACAAAAAAGAGATTTGCAtagttacaaaaagaaaaaaaaaagactatagcCAGGAGTGTTGGCATGTTCCTGTAGGCCCTAGCTAAtacggaggctgaagcaggaggacgaCTTGAATCCAGGAGTGTGAGGCTGTAGTGGGCTATGCTGATCATTGTCTGCACTAAGTTCAGCATTAATATGGTAACCTCCAAGGAGAaggggaccaccaggttgcctaagaaGGGGTGAACCAGCCCAGGAGGGAAATGCAGCAGGAAAAACTCCCATAGTGATCAGTAGTGGAATCACACGTggaaatagccactgcactccagcctgggtaatagactGACACCCTGTCCACcccccaccagaaaaaaaaaaaaaaagaaaaaaaaaacaagaaatgacaaACACCAAAAAAATGTTCTCCACTGAGGTGGAGGTCAGCTACAGATGGCCTTCAGGGCTCTGTGAGCCATTTGTTCCTGCTCCCTTTTATCCTGTTCCCaccattttctcatttctcaccTGACAAACGGGGACAACTTCACAGGCCTGCAATCAGACTCAAAGCAGAACAGGCAAAGAAAGCAGTGACACTGAATGAAAGGGGGCAGAGCAGAAAACAGGTCTTGTCCACAGagcataataatattattatttaatatttatgacCACATAAATGtgccaaatatttttattctcataacTTTATGAGGAAGATACTATTATCctaattttacaagtgaggaaactgagatactACCATCCCCATTTAACAAATGAGTcgcattttttttcttacttcttgAGGTAATAAAAACATCCCTAATGTAAGCAATATGGAGTCAGAATTCAGCACAGCCCAGGACCTGCACTCTTAGCCACCAGGCTGTGCTGCTTCTTCAGTAACAcaacaataactttttttttcccaatcagATTGGGAAACCAAAGATTGATAGCATGGAATGTGGATGAGCATTTCAGGAAACAGGTGCAAATATACCATTTTGGTAGAAATATACATTACTGAAGACAATTTGGCAAGACTTATCAAAACCTAAAATGAGCATCTAACTTTTGAGCTGGCCATTCTACTTCTAGAAACTTATCCTCAAAAAATACgctcacagatgtctgtatacaGATATTTGATacagcactgtttttttttttttgtagaaaacaaaaatggaatatttatgCACAACTCAAAAGAAACACTATGCATATAAGGTAAGAGATTAAATATAAACACGGCAAGTTCCATcccattcctatttctccaaggCCGCATGACCAAATGGAATCTTGAAGAGAACACCTAGATAACAGAGGACCTGTCACGACTCTGGACTTCTGGATGCAGcactgttttaaaaatcaaaaaaagaagGGTTGGGGGATGACAACCTAAGGAGCCATTGGTAgggaaataattaaatacatcACAATATACCCAAAATGTTAAATAGCCTGTATCCTTGAAAAGTGGTCAACCTACAGATGCAGGTATAGAAAgaattctaaaacttttttttttttttttgagacagagtttcgctcctgttgcccaggctggagtgcaatggcgcgatctcggctcaccgtaacctccgcctcccgggttcacgcgattctcctgcctcagcctcccgagtagctgggattacaggcgtctgccaccacgcccagctaattttcgtattttcaatagagacaggctcttgccatgttggccaggctggtcttgaactcctgacctcgggtgatccacccacctcggcctcccaaagtgctgggattacacgcgtgtgccactgcgcccggcctctgaaacatttttaaatgaaaaaccgTTGTCACAGAGTTTGGTGTGAGTGTCCACTTTTAGAGGGGTGAAGCTGTTGCCTGCCTTCTCTCACTCCTCCCCTCAAAACAAACGCACAACTCACAAATaagttgtaaaaaaaattttgttatttataaatcaattacacaataaaataattatttttaaaagtcacaaatACAATCGTTGTATAAAGTCATTTTGGCATCAAGTATCTCTTAAGTATGTtgcaaactattttccaaagagaTGTGGTCCAAACCCTCTGAAGgctttataattttgtattagaTAACAAGTGAACAAAACTGACAATAAATACtccaacaattattttttaaaatactaagtgGCAAATGCTATTCTAAGTGGCAAAACAATCTATTACTCAGACTACCTGAAAATTTCACTGAAGTCATCAAAAGTTATACAAAatttgtatttacatgtttaaaatcctgattgtatttttctttaataataatacatacaaAAACGCAGAGggttaataaagaaataattcaaagtCCTAATAAGTCAACAAACAGATTTCATTATAAGCTGAACATAAAAGAGACACCATTGTTTGCttctcttttcaaaaattatCACGGCACTTTGTCAAATGGAAGCAGCATTCAGAACAATGGTTCTCAAATCTCTGTGTGCATAAACACCATGCAGGTTTGTACcacacagattcctgggccctgtTCCCAGTCTGAGCTCTCATTATTGAATCtgaggaatctgcattttgaacAAGATTCACgactattttactttattttatcacccaagctggagtgcagtggtgcaatctcggctcactgcaacctctgcctcctgagttaaaGTGATActcaattcttgtgcctcagcctcctgagtaactgggattacaaacgtgcaCCACACAcctggttaacttttgtatttttagtagagatgaggtttcgccatgatggccaggctggtctcgaactcctgacctcaagtgatctgcctgcctcggcctcccaaagtgctgggattacagctatgaggcaccgcacccagccaagatccATGATTTTGATGAAGTGGTACAAGAACCTCACTCACTGGACATTGAAATTCTACTGTCCAATCCCAACTCACTGCTGTTGATTGGAAACCTGATTCTGGCAGCTCATTtatcttggtttcctcatttgtaaggtCGTTCAGTTGGACTGATATCTCTGAGGGCCTTGAAGCCCTAACAAGTCTATCATGATCCcagatgtaaaatatatatatatatatatatgtgtatatatataatttcagctGAGAAGTGAGTCTTCACACCAAGTCTACTTTTTGCAAGTTACTGGGTTTCTGTCTTCACCATCTTCTGAAAAGTCTGCTTCTGTTGGTTCAGTTTCTGGGGTCATCTGAGTAGAGAGATTCTGAAACAGACACTGATGTTAATTTGGGGGACTACTTTTCTCATGCAAACAGGGGAGCTCCTAGCAATCCTGAGAGGTGCTGCATCCACATCGTATGTGGTGAGACCTTTTTGATTACGAAATAACAGACACTCCTCATAACATTAAACAGGTTTCACATCCTACTGTGCAATTCCCATCTAAGGACCTGGAAAACTCAATAGGAGGTCTTAACAGTGGTTGAACTTGAAGAGTAAGAGCTGGATTTCCTGGAGTGTTTCTTTGAGGTGAGGGATACTTGCATCTGCTTTACAGTGCGGACACTTCGGCAAAGGAGAGCGTTCTTTGCATGATCCCTGAAATCATGTGAAACAAAGTAATAGACAAAGGGGTCGATGCAGCTGTTAAGGGTAGAGAGGCAGAGGGCTACAATGTACAGGGCATAGACATGGCTCTGGCCCCGGCTCTTAATCAGAAAATAATGCACCACAAGCAGAAGGTTACTAGGAGTGAAGCAGATCAGGTACATGGCCAGGACAGTGACAATGAGTTTGATggccctcttccttttcttctctgagtTTTCATCCATGGCAGAAGATCGCAGCATTCTGATCATCAGCACATAGGCAGAGGCTGTGAGGAAGGCTGGGAACAGAAAGACCCCAATGGCCAGAGAGAGGAAGTAATTGAACATGTCTCCCACCAAGAGCTGCTCAGGCAAAACATCATGACAGGTCGTGATGTTCAGGGCAGGAATGAAGATGGTCTGCTTCACGACATACAAAGGGATGGTGACCAGCAGAATCAGCAGCCATATTGCCAGGGAGATGCCAATGGCAATGTTTGCCTTCTTCCTGGAGTGCCCCATGGGGTTCACGATGACCCAATACCTCTGCACACTGAGGCAGGTCATGAAGAGAATGGAACAGTACATGTTGCCATAGAAAAAGCCAATAAGCACAT is from Pan troglodytes isolate AG18354 chromosome 4, NHGRI_mPanTro3-v2.0_pri, whole genome shotgun sequence and encodes:
- the F2RL1 gene encoding proteinase-activated receptor 2, encoding MRSPSAAWLLGAAILLAASISCNGTIQGTNRSSKGRSLIGKVDGTSHVTGKGVTVETVFSVDEFSASVLTGKLTTVFLPIVYTIVFVVGLPSNGMALWVFLFRTKKKHPAVIYMANLALADLLSVIWFPLKIAYHIHGNNWIYGEALCNVLIGFFYGNMYCSILFMTCLSVQRYWVIVNPMGHSRKKANIAIGISLAIWLLILLVTIPLYVVKQTIFIPALNITTCHDVLPEQLLVGDMFNYFLSLAIGVFLFPAFLTASAYVLMIRMLRSSAMDENSEKKRKRAIKLIVTVLAMYLICFTPSNLLLVVHYFLIKSRGQSHVYALYIVALCLSTLNSCIDPFVYYFVSHDFRDHAKNALLCRSVRTVKQMQVSLTSKKHSRKSSSYSSSSTTVKTSY